From Apium graveolens cultivar Ventura chromosome 9, ASM990537v1, whole genome shotgun sequence, the proteins below share one genomic window:
- the LOC141683328 gene encoding tubulin alpha-1 chain isoform X2: MREIISIHIGQAGIQVGNSCWELYCLEHGIQPDGNMPSDNTVGVEHDAFNTFFSETGSGKHVPRAIFVDLEPTVIDEVRTGSYRQLFHPEQLISGKEDAANNFARGHYTVGKEIVDLCLDRVRKLADNCTGLQGFLVFNAVGGGTGSGLGSLLLERLSVDYGKKSKLGFTIYPSPQVSTAVVEPYNSVLSTHSLLEHTDVAVLLDNEAIYDICRRSLDIERPTYTNLNRLISQVISSLTTSLRFDGAINVDITEFQTNLVPYPRIHFMLSSYAPVISAEKAYHEQLSIPEITNAVFEPSSMMAKCDPRHGKYMACCLMYRGDVVPKDVNAAVATIKTKRTVQFVDWCPTGFKCGINYQAPTVVPGGDLAKVQRAVCMISNNTAVAEKESSLKPVKILPLLRKIMRKLVLKVWMMKKRVTIIDLLVSACF, from the exons atgaGAGAGATAATAAGCATTCACATCGGACAGGCCGGTATTCAAGTCGGAAACTCATGCTGGGAACTCTACTGTCTCGAACATGGCATTCAGCCCGACGGCAACATGCCTAG TGATAACACAGTTGGTGTAGAGCATGATGCTTTCAACACTTTCTTTAGCGAGACCGGATCTGGAAAGCATGTTCCCAGAGCTATATTTGTTGATCTTGAACCTACTGTCATTGATGAAGTCAGGACTGGGTCGTACCGCCAGCTTTTTCATCCTGAACAACTTATCTCCGGAAAGGAAGATGCTGCTAATAATTTCGCAAGGGGACACTACACAG TTGGGAAGGAAATTGTTGACCTTTGTCTTGACCGAGTCAGGAAGTTGGCTGATAACTGCACTGGTCTACAAGGCTTTTTGGTGTTCAATGCTGTTGGTGGTGGTACCGGTTCTGGTCTAGGGTCCCTGTTGCTGGAACGCCTCTCAGTTGACTATGGAAAGAAGTCTAAGCTTGGATTCACCATTTATCCTTCTCCTCAG GTCTCAACTGCAGTTGTGGAGCCATACAATAGTGTACTCTCTACGCATTCCCTTCTGGAGCACACTGATGTAGCTGTGCTTTTGGATAATGAAGCTATATATGACATATGCAGGCGGTCCCTGGATATTGAGAGGCCTACCTATACCAatttgaatcgcttgatttctCAAGTCATATCTTCATTGACTACATCTTTGAGGTTTGATGGAGCCATTAATGTTGACATTACAGAATTCCAGACCAATCTTGTACCATATCCTCGAATTCATTTTATGCTTTCATCATATGCTCCTGTGATCTCTGCTGAGAAAGCATACCATGAACAGTTATCTATCCCTGAAATTACGAATGCAGTCTTTGAGCCCTCAAGTATGATGGCAAAATGTGATCCACGACATGGGAAGTATATGGCCTGTTGTTTGATGTACCGCGGGGATGTTGTACCAAAGGATGTCAATGCTGCTGTTGCCACTATCAAAACCAAACGAACTGTGCAGTTTGTTGACTG GTGTCCTACTGGTTTCAAATGTGGTATCAACTATCAAGCTCCAACAGTGGTTCCTGGAGGTGATCTTGCCAAGGTGCAGCGAGCTGTATGCATGATCAGCAACAACACAGCAGTTGCAGAA AAGGAGAGTTCTCTGAAGCCCGTGAAGATCTTGCCGCTCTTGAGAAAGATTATGAGGAAGTTGGTGCTGAAGGTGTGGATGATGAAGAAGAGGGTGACGATTATTGATTTACTTGTTTCTGCATGTTTTTGA
- the LOC141683328 gene encoding tubulin alpha-6 chain isoform X1, with translation MREIISIHIGQAGIQVGNSCWELYCLEHGIQPDGNMPSDNTVGVEHDAFNTFFSETGSGKHVPRAIFVDLEPTVIDEVRTGSYRQLFHPEQLISGKEDAANNFARGHYTVGKEIVDLCLDRVRKLADNCTGLQGFLVFNAVGGGTGSGLGSLLLERLSVDYGKKSKLGFTIYPSPQVSTAVVEPYNSVLSTHSLLEHTDVAVLLDNEAIYDICRRSLDIERPTYTNLNRLISQVISSLTTSLRFDGAINVDITEFQTNLVPYPRIHFMLSSYAPVISAEKAYHEQLSIPEITNAVFEPSSMMAKCDPRHGKYMACCLMYRGDVVPKDVNAAVATIKTKRTVQFVDWCPTGFKCGINYQAPTVVPGGDLAKVQRAVCMISNNTAVAEVFSRIDHKFDLMYSKRAFVHWYVGEGMEEGEFSEAREDLAALEKDYEEVGAEGVDDEEEGDDY, from the exons atgaGAGAGATAATAAGCATTCACATCGGACAGGCCGGTATTCAAGTCGGAAACTCATGCTGGGAACTCTACTGTCTCGAACATGGCATTCAGCCCGACGGCAACATGCCTAG TGATAACACAGTTGGTGTAGAGCATGATGCTTTCAACACTTTCTTTAGCGAGACCGGATCTGGAAAGCATGTTCCCAGAGCTATATTTGTTGATCTTGAACCTACTGTCATTGATGAAGTCAGGACTGGGTCGTACCGCCAGCTTTTTCATCCTGAACAACTTATCTCCGGAAAGGAAGATGCTGCTAATAATTTCGCAAGGGGACACTACACAG TTGGGAAGGAAATTGTTGACCTTTGTCTTGACCGAGTCAGGAAGTTGGCTGATAACTGCACTGGTCTACAAGGCTTTTTGGTGTTCAATGCTGTTGGTGGTGGTACCGGTTCTGGTCTAGGGTCCCTGTTGCTGGAACGCCTCTCAGTTGACTATGGAAAGAAGTCTAAGCTTGGATTCACCATTTATCCTTCTCCTCAG GTCTCAACTGCAGTTGTGGAGCCATACAATAGTGTACTCTCTACGCATTCCCTTCTGGAGCACACTGATGTAGCTGTGCTTTTGGATAATGAAGCTATATATGACATATGCAGGCGGTCCCTGGATATTGAGAGGCCTACCTATACCAatttgaatcgcttgatttctCAAGTCATATCTTCATTGACTACATCTTTGAGGTTTGATGGAGCCATTAATGTTGACATTACAGAATTCCAGACCAATCTTGTACCATATCCTCGAATTCATTTTATGCTTTCATCATATGCTCCTGTGATCTCTGCTGAGAAAGCATACCATGAACAGTTATCTATCCCTGAAATTACGAATGCAGTCTTTGAGCCCTCAAGTATGATGGCAAAATGTGATCCACGACATGGGAAGTATATGGCCTGTTGTTTGATGTACCGCGGGGATGTTGTACCAAAGGATGTCAATGCTGCTGTTGCCACTATCAAAACCAAACGAACTGTGCAGTTTGTTGACTG GTGTCCTACTGGTTTCAAATGTGGTATCAACTATCAAGCTCCAACAGTGGTTCCTGGAGGTGATCTTGCCAAGGTGCAGCGAGCTGTATGCATGATCAGCAACAACACAGCAGTTGCAGAAGTGTTTTCACGTATCGATCACAAATTCGATCTAATGTATTCAAAGAGAGCATTTGTTCATTGGTATGTTGGCGAAGGTATGGAAGAAGGAGAGTTCTCTGAAGCCCGTGAAGATCTTGCCGCTCTTGAGAAAGATTATGAGGAAGTTGGTGCTGAAGGTGTGGATGATGAAGAAGAGGGTGACGATTATTGA
- the LOC141684854 gene encoding ethylene-responsive transcription factor ERN1-like: protein MELQFQASSINKETTRTVNKSKFVGVRQRPSGKWVAEMKNTSQKIRMWLGTFHTAEEAGRAYDEAACLLRGSNTRTNFVDHVPPSSALSLKIRNLLHQKKSQSQKHKDPIEATVPQYCASASKLSSSNSCTLSSPIDGSSDEGLHIFDNVYKPDLSSFSGGFDTSNPHSDHSSCYNEMNNIYDEENKLKMERSRSVNENEMMDFDRMKVERQISASLYAINEYGDHIHDYSSDVFWDLPLLCQS, encoded by the coding sequence ATGGAACTTCAGTTCCAAGCCTCTTCAATTAATAAGGAGACGACTAGAACAGTTAACAAAAGCAAGTTTGTTGGAGTGAGACAAAGGCCCTCTGGAAAATGGGTGGCAGAGATGAAGAACACAAGTCAGAAGATCAGAATGTGGCTCGGTACATTCCATACTGCTGAGGAAGCTGGTCGGGCTTATGACGAGGCTGCCTGTCTTCTTCGTGGCTCCAACACACGGACCAACTTTGTGGATCATGTTCCTCCTAGTTCAGCTCTCTCTTTAAAAATCAGGAACCTTCTACATCAGAAGAAAAGCCAAAGTCAGAAACACAAGGACCCCATAGAAGCCACTGTCCCACAATATTGTGCTAGTGCTTCTAAACTCAGTAGCAGTAATAGCTGTACTCTTTCTAGTCCAATCGATGGGAGCTCAGACGAAGGTTTACACATTTTTGATAATGTATACAAGCCAGATTTGAGCAGTTTTAGTGGAGGATTCGATACGAGTAATCCTCATAGTGACCATTCATCATGTTACAATGAAATGAACAACATATATGACGAAGAAAATAAGTTGAAGATGGAGAGAAGTAGGAGCGTCAATGAGAATGAGATGATGGATTTTGACAGGATGAAGGTGGAAAGGCAGATATCAGCGTCACTCTACGCGATCAATGAGTATGGGGATCACATTCATGATTATAGCTCTGATGTTTTTTGGGATCTTCCATTGCTGTGTCAAAGTTGA